The Sulfurihydrogenibium azorense Az-Fu1 genome contains the following window.
TTACAACCCCCTTAATAGAATCTATAAAAAAAATTTATCCAAGCGCTACCTTAACTGTAATCTCTAAGCCTTTTGGAAGGGAGGTCTTAAAAAACAATCCTTTTGTTGATAAACTAATTACCTTTGATAAAAGTAAAGACTCTACTTTAGACCTGATAAAAACTCTCCGTAGAGAAAAGTTTGATATTGCTATCTCTCCCCACAGGTCCCATAGAGCTTCTTACATTTTATTTTTATCGGGTATTCCAAAAAGAATAGGTTTTGATAAAGCTGGTTTTTCTTTCCTTTACACAGACTTAGTCCCTCACCGTTTTGATTCAACCCATGAGATAGATAGAAATCTAAAGCTTCTTGAAAAACTACCAGATTATAAACCCGATTTGATAGAAAAAAATCCGAAGTTGTATCTTACTCCACAAGAAGATAACTTTTACAAATCTATAAGTTTAAAAGATAACTCTTACATAGTAGTAGCACCGGGTTCTAAATGGGAAACTAAAAGATGGACTGATAAAGGCTTTGCAGCTGTAATAGATACTCTAATAAAAAAAGGAGAAACAGTTGTTTTAATAGGTTCAAGTGAAGATTTAGACTTTGTAGAAAAGATTTTGTCCAAAACAGAAGAAAAGCCTCTTAATTTAGTAGGAAAAACAAACTTAAGACAAACTTTTTCATTAATAAAACACTCAAAACTCCTTATATCAAACGACTCAGCTCCTGTTCATATGGCTGTTAGTTTTGACGTTCCTGTTATTGATATATACGGGCCGACTGTAAAAGATTTTGGTTTCTATCCTTACAAAAACGGTGTAGTTATAGAAGTTGAAGATCTAAGATGTAGACCTTGTGGACTTCACGGACATAAAGTCTGTCCTATAAAAACCCATGACTGTATGGAAAAGATAAAGCCAGAATTTGTACTTGAAAAAGTTGATAAAATATTAAGTTAAAAATTTTTAAGAGGTGAGTTTATGGAACTATCCAACAGAATTAAGAAAATTAAACCTTCCCAAACACTTGCAATCACAGCAAAAGCAAACGAATTAAAAGCAAAAGGAATAGACATTATAAGTTTTGGAGCTGGAGAGCCAGACTTTGATACCCCTGATTTTGTAAAAGAAGCAGCAATAAAAGCCTTAAAAGAAGGAAAAACAAAGTATACAGCTGCAGCTGGAATACCCCAGTTAAGGGAAGCAATAGCTCAAAAGTTAAAGACTAGAAATAACATAGATTACTCCCCTTCTGAGGTTATAGTAGTTCCAGGTGCAAAGATGGGATTGTATGAAATATTTGCAATTCTTTTAAATCCCGGAGATGAAGTGATAGTCCCAGCTCCTTACTGGGTTTCTTACACAGAGCAGATAGCATTAAATGACGGAGAGTCTGTTATACCACAACTTTCAGAAGAAAACGGGTTTGTTTTAACAGCTGATATTGTAGAGTCTTCAATAACTCCAAAAACTAAGGCACTTGTATTAAACACTCCTTCAAACCCTACTGGCGCAGTAATACCAAAAAAGGAGTTAGAGAAAATAGCAGAAGTTTGCTTAAAACATAGTATAATGATAATCTCTGATGAATGTTATGAAGAGTTTTCTTACGGAGAGCCCCATGTAAGCATCGCTTCTCTATCTAAAGAAGTTAGAGAGATAACATTTACAGTTGGAGCATTTTCTAAGTCTTACTCTATGACTGGTTGGAGGCTTGGATGGGTTGCAGCTCCTGAAAAGTACATAAAAGCGATGACAAACATCCAAAGCCAAACAATATCAAACCCCACAACCTTTGCTCAGTATGGAGCTCTTGAGGCTTTAAAAGACAATGGACAGTTTCCTGCAATGATGAGAAGTGAGTTTATGAAAAGAAGAGATTACATAGTTGAGGCTTTGAATAGTATAAAAGGAATAAAATGTACAAAACCGGAAGGAGCATTCTACGCATTCCCTAACGTATCTTACTACATAAAAGGGGATATAAAAAATGATATAGACCTTACAACTTACCTACTAGAAGAAGGTAAGGTGGCAGTAGTTCCCGGTTCAGCTTTTGGAAAAGAAGGCTATATAAGACTTTCTTACGCTACATCTATGGAAAATATAAAAGAAGGAGTAGAAAGAATAAAACAAGCCCTTGAAAAATTAGGTTAATTTAACAATTTTTATAGTTAATCCAATTTAGAGGTAGTGGTATGCAACTACTTGAAGATAGAGTCTCCCATATGGAAGAGATTATTATGAAAATCTTGTACATGCAACAAGAAACCCAGATAGAGCTTAAAGAACTACAACTTTTACACAAAAAAGCAGAAGAAAGACTTGACCGATTCGAAGCCAGCGTAGAAAAGATGATTGCTGAGATAAAGGCTGACACTCAAAACCTCAAGAAAGAAATGGCCGAATTTAAAACAAACATAGAAAAAACTATTACAGAAATGAAGGCCGACACTGAAAGATTTAAAACAAACATGGAAAAAACTGTTGCAGAAATGAAAATAGATTTTAACAAAAAATGGGGTGAGTTGTCTAACAAGCTGGGAACTATAGTTGAAGACATAATCTTCCCAGCTTCAAAGCCGGTTTTAGAAAAGTACTTTAACTGTGAAATAACAGATATACACATGAATAGGAAAAGAAAGAAAGATAATCTAAAAGATGAGTTTGATGTGATTGCTGTTAGCGACCCTTGTAAAACTGTGTATCTAATAGAAGTAAAAGCAACTCCAAAGGTAGATTATATAAATGAGTTTAAAAATGAAAAATTAGAAAGATTTAAAGCATTATTCCCGGAGTATGAAAACTATAAACTCGTCCCTATATTTGCATCTTTAAGGTTAGAAGATGATATAGTAAACTACCTAACAAAAAACAAAATATACGCAATGGCATACAGAGAATGGGAGTATATGGATATATTAAATTTTGATAAACTAAACCAAGAAAGAGGTGAGTAAAATGAAAAAGTTTTTAGTTGGACTTTTGATATTTGGTTTGTTTTGGTTTGGATGTAATAAACAACCTTCTGAACCAAAGTTTACAGTAGACCCAAACCCTGTTATAAAACAGGCTGTTGATAATAAAAAGAATCTTATTGTAATTTTTGAATCTGAAACATGTCAGTACTGTGATAAGTTAAACAGAGAAGTTTTAAAAGATATGGAAGTTAAGCAAAACTTAGTTAAAAACAACATAGAGATTGCTATAGTTGACGTTAATGGAAGTAGAAAAGTTTTAGACCCAGAAGGTAAAAAGGAAGTTGATGAAAAAACTTTAGCTGGTATATACAGAGTAACAGGTTATCCAACTATAGCTGTATTTAATCCAGATAAAAATTACGAACTTATAGGAGTAATACCTGGATACATACCAAAGGATTACTTTATAAAACTTGGTGATTATATAGGGTCTAAATGTTATGAGAAAACTGAATTTCAAAAGTATATAGAAAACGGAGGAAAGTGTTGATTCCACAAGTTTATATAGGAGAAAATTGGTTTTCTTTAGATGAAGTTTTTAATTCATACAAAAATCCTTTGTGTGGTGGAGTAGATATATTCATAGGTGTTGCAAGGTCAGCTCCTGAGGATGGAGATGTAGAAGAATTACACTACGAGGCTTATGTTTCAATGGCAGAAAAAGTTATAAACGAAATTATCCAAGAAGCTAAAGAAAAGTTCAACATACATCACTGTGTTGTCCATCACAGAACAGGAGTTGTACCTGTAGGAGTGCCTTCCTTTTTAGTTGTTGTTTGGGCTGGACACAGACAGGAAGCCTTTACAGGTTGTAGATACGTAGTTGACAATGTAAAAGCGAGAGCTCCAATATGGAAAAAAGAAGTTTTTAAATCTGGAAAAAGTCAGTGGAAGGAAAGTTGAAAGTAGCAGTTATAGGAGCAGGATTAGCAGGAAGTGAGGCAGCTTATAAAATAGCCCAAGCAGGTTTTAAAGTAGACCTTTACGAGATGCGTCCTAAAAAGCTTACTCCTGCCCATACAACGGGATACTTTGCTGAGATAGTTTGTAGTAACTCTTTTGGCAGTGAAAGTTTAACATCCGGAGCAGGTCTGTTAAAAAAGGAGATGGAAGAGCTTGGGTCTTTACTGTTAGATGTTGCCAAAGAGTATAAAGTCCCTGCAGGTCAGGCTTTTGCTGTAGATAGAGAAAAATTTTCTAAAAAAGTAACACAGGTTTTAGAAAACCATCCAAATATAAATATAGTAAGAGAAGAAGTAAAACAGCTCCCAGATGCTGATATTGTAGTTATAGCTACAGGACCCCTAACTTCAGAAGATTTTTCAAAGGAAATTCAAAAACTTACTTCTTCAGAATATCTATACTTTTACGATGCTATAGCTCCTGTTGTTGATGCTTCAACAGTAGATTACTCTAAAGGCTTCTGGGCAGATAGGTATGGTAAAGGATCTGGAGATTACTTTAACTGTGTGCTATCTCAGGAAGAATACGAAGTTTTTTACCAAGAACTTATAAAAGGAGAGCAGGTACCTTTAAAAGATTTTGAAAAAGCTGTGTACTTTGAAGGCTGTCTTCCTATAGAAGAGATGGCAAGAAGAGGTAAAGAAACCCTACTGTATGGACCTATGAAACCAGTAGGGTTAATAGACCCTAAAACAGGAAAAAGACCTTTTGCAGTTGTTCAGCTAAGAAAAGAAAATATAGAAGGAACTCTTTTATCCTTAGTTGGATTTCAAACAAAG
Protein-coding sequences here:
- a CDS encoding thioredoxin family protein; amino-acid sequence: MKKFLVGLLIFGLFWFGCNKQPSEPKFTVDPNPVIKQAVDNKKNLIVIFESETCQYCDKLNREVLKDMEVKQNLVKNNIEIAIVDVNGSRKVLDPEGKKEVDEKTLAGIYRVTGYPTIAVFNPDKNYELIGVIPGYIPKDYFIKLGDYIGSKCYEKTEFQKYIENGGKC
- a CDS encoding molybdenum cofactor biosynthesis protein MoaE, which codes for MIPQVYIGENWFSLDEVFNSYKNPLCGGVDIFIGVARSAPEDGDVEELHYEAYVSMAEKVINEIIQEAKEKFNIHHCVVHHRTGVVPVGVPSFLVVVWAGHRQEAFTGCRYVVDNVKARAPIWKKEVFKSGKSQWKES
- a CDS encoding pyridoxal phosphate-dependent aminotransferase — translated: MELSNRIKKIKPSQTLAITAKANELKAKGIDIISFGAGEPDFDTPDFVKEAAIKALKEGKTKYTAAAGIPQLREAIAQKLKTRNNIDYSPSEVIVVPGAKMGLYEIFAILLNPGDEVIVPAPYWVSYTEQIALNDGESVIPQLSEENGFVLTADIVESSITPKTKALVLNTPSNPTGAVIPKKELEKIAEVCLKHSIMIISDECYEEFSYGEPHVSIASLSKEVREITFTVGAFSKSYSMTGWRLGWVAAPEKYIKAMTNIQSQTISNPTTFAQYGALEALKDNGQFPAMMRSEFMKRRDYIVEALNSIKGIKCTKPEGAFYAFPNVSYYIKGDIKNDIDLTTYLLEEGKVAVVPGSAFGKEGYIRLSYATSMENIKEGVERIKQALEKLG
- the trmFO gene encoding FADH(2)-oxidizing methylenetetrahydrofolate--tRNA-(uracil(54)-C(5))-methyltransferase TrmFO → MKVAVIGAGLAGSEAAYKIAQAGFKVDLYEMRPKKLTPAHTTGYFAEIVCSNSFGSESLTSGAGLLKKEMEELGSLLLDVAKEYKVPAGQAFAVDREKFSKKVTQVLENHPNINIVREEVKQLPDADIVVIATGPLTSEDFSKEIQKLTSSEYLYFYDAIAPVVDASTVDYSKGFWADRYGKGSGDYFNCVLSQEEYEVFYQELIKGEQVPLKDFEKAVYFEGCLPIEEMARRGKETLLYGPMKPVGLIDPKTGKRPFAVVQLRKENIEGTLLSLVGFQTKLKYPEQQRIFRLIPALKDAEFVKLGSIHRNTFIQSQKLLLPTLQLKKNPNILFAGQITGVEGYMASAATGIIAGINVVRILQGKEPLTVPKETMIGGLINYITTAKNELQPMGPNFALLPDINTKIKNKEERKLKKAEIALEKIKEFKEKINR
- the waaF gene encoding lipopolysaccharide heptosyltransferase II, which translates into the protein MKILLYQTAFLGDLILTTPLIESIKKIYPSATLTVISKPFGREVLKNNPFVDKLITFDKSKDSTLDLIKTLRREKFDIAISPHRSHRASYILFLSGIPKRIGFDKAGFSFLYTDLVPHRFDSTHEIDRNLKLLEKLPDYKPDLIEKNPKLYLTPQEDNFYKSISLKDNSYIVVAPGSKWETKRWTDKGFAAVIDTLIKKGETVVLIGSSEDLDFVEKILSKTEEKPLNLVGKTNLRQTFSLIKHSKLLISNDSAPVHMAVSFDVPVIDIYGPTVKDFGFYPYKNGVVIEVEDLRCRPCGLHGHKVCPIKTHDCMEKIKPEFVLEKVDKILS